The Bacteriovorax sp. BAL6_X genome window below encodes:
- a CDS encoding PseG/SpsG family protein, with protein MKKIIIVTVSDKNRGLGHISRCVSLYHMMKDHFNISFIVNDIDFSINSFNELKYCNIDSFTSFQSPDFIIDPQSIYVLDGYDFTLEFQKKLKENCEKLIMIDDLNDRDINCDAIINYNLNGPNEIYKIKEQYKGIKYALLRPIFLNNIKKKSNNYSLNFKNALITLGGGIKYNGIVKIVKVLHELNIKISVIINPLHPEYRQLKEMNVELYWNLNEVEIYNIFKNKDFVISAPSVTSFELLSMLKPFFVIQTADNQEKNFKELINQKLAFNLGHINDLCTSKLKKTISTALRDKLSIHKTRERQKSIIKEINPDNYMEVFN; from the coding sequence ATGAAAAAAATAATAATTGTAACAGTAAGTGATAAAAATAGAGGCTTAGGCCATATATCTAGATGCGTCAGCTTATATCATATGATGAAGGATCATTTTAATATCTCCTTTATAGTAAATGACATTGATTTTTCTATCAATAGTTTTAATGAACTTAAATATTGCAATATAGACTCATTCACTTCATTCCAAAGTCCTGACTTTATAATAGATCCTCAATCTATTTATGTTCTTGATGGTTATGACTTCACTTTAGAATTTCAAAAAAAATTAAAAGAAAACTGCGAAAAACTAATAATGATAGATGATTTAAATGATCGAGACATTAATTGTGACGCTATTATAAACTATAACTTAAATGGTCCTAATGAAATTTATAAAATTAAAGAACAGTACAAGGGGATTAAGTACGCCCTTCTTAGACCTATATTTTTAAATAATATTAAAAAAAAATCAAATAATTATAGTTTAAATTTTAAAAATGCATTAATCACTCTTGGCGGAGGGATTAAATATAATGGAATAGTAAAAATAGTGAAAGTACTCCATGAGTTAAATATAAAGATTTCCGTTATTATAAATCCATTACATCCCGAGTATAGACAACTTAAAGAAATGAATGTTGAACTTTACTGGAACTTGAATGAAGTTGAGATATATAATATTTTTAAAAATAAAGACTTCGTTATCAGCGCGCCCAGTGTTACATCTTTTGAACTGTTATCCATGTTAAAACCATTCTTTGTAATCCAGACTGCGGACAACCAAGAAAAAAATTTTAAAGAACTAATAAATCAAAAACTCGCATTTAATCTTGGACATATAAATGATTTATGCACTAGCAAACTAAAAAAAACAATATCAACTGCTTTAAGAGATAAACTAAGTATACATAAAACAAGAGAAAGGCAAAAATCGATAATAAAAGAAATCAATCCAGATAATTATATGGAAGTATTCAACTAA
- a CDS encoding fatty acid--CoA ligase family protein, whose product MFSSHIEKIFELNKNKVALVKDTEITYREVLDSYKKWKNILEEKKIPNGSVFSVRGDYSIDSIGLMLALIKINCIYVPLANTVKDVRDKLRIAEVEFFYDFETNKFEDLNTQTSHEILVGLKRSMNPGLILFSSGTTGEPKASVHNFSPMLNKYLDGGKAINSIAFLLFDHIGGVNTLLYTLANGGTLVLPQNRNPSYISKLIQDYKIEVLPTSPTFINMLLVSKAFSQYDLSSLKVVTYGTEPMPQSTLNSFVNVFPNVKMKQTYGLSEVGILRTRSKSNNSLWIEILEDSHHSFKVVDDIIFIKSSMAMLGYLNAPSPFDENGWFNTQDKVLKDGNFYKILGRISEIINVGGEKVYPSEVESVILSLDEVRDAIVFSKENSLVGNVVACKVQIDDINSQKEIKSKIKILCKEKLEKFKRPVYIEFTDSGFSGDRFKRKR is encoded by the coding sequence GTGTTTTCTAGTCATATTGAGAAAATATTTGAGCTTAATAAAAATAAAGTTGCTCTTGTAAAAGATACAGAGATCACTTATCGAGAAGTACTTGATTCTTATAAAAAGTGGAAAAATATTTTAGAAGAAAAGAAAATTCCTAATGGAAGCGTTTTTTCTGTAAGAGGAGATTATTCAATCGACTCTATTGGTCTTATGCTTGCTTTGATTAAAATAAATTGTATATATGTACCTTTAGCTAACACTGTAAAAGACGTAAGAGATAAGCTAAGGATTGCTGAAGTTGAATTTTTTTACGATTTTGAAACTAATAAATTTGAAGACTTAAATACACAAACGAGTCATGAAATTTTAGTTGGTTTAAAGAGAAGTATGAATCCAGGATTGATACTTTTTTCTTCTGGGACTACAGGTGAGCCAAAGGCATCTGTTCACAACTTTTCACCTATGCTTAATAAGTATTTAGATGGTGGTAAGGCAATCAATTCGATAGCCTTTTTATTATTTGATCATATTGGTGGAGTAAATACTTTACTTTATACATTAGCTAATGGTGGAACCTTAGTATTACCTCAGAATAGAAACCCAAGTTATATTTCTAAGTTAATTCAAGATTATAAAATTGAAGTACTTCCTACCTCACCAACTTTTATCAATATGCTTCTTGTTTCAAAAGCATTTTCACAGTACGACCTTTCATCATTAAAAGTTGTTACTTATGGTACTGAACCAATGCCACAGTCAACATTGAACTCATTTGTTAATGTTTTTCCAAATGTTAAGATGAAACAAACTTATGGCTTATCTGAAGTTGGTATATTAAGAACAAGATCAAAGTCTAATAATTCTCTATGGATTGAAATTTTAGAAGATAGTCATCATAGTTTTAAAGTTGTTGATGATATTATCTTTATTAAGTCTTCAATGGCCATGCTTGGTTATTTGAATGCCCCTTCTCCATTTGATGAAAATGGTTGGTTTAATACTCAAGATAAAGTACTTAAGGATGGTAACTTTTATAAAATCCTGGGTCGTATTTCAGAAATTATTAACGTTGGTGGAGAGAAAGTATATCCATCAGAAGTCGAAAGTGTGATCCTTTCACTAGATGAAGTGAGAGATGCTATTGTATTTTCTAAAGAGAATAGTCTTGTCGGAAATGTTGTTGCATGCAAGGTTCAAATTGATGATATTAACAGTCAGAAAGAAATAAAATCAAAGATTAAAATTCTATGTAAAGAAAAGTTGGAAAAGTTTAAAAGACCAGTTTATATTGAGTTTACTGATTCTGGTTTTTCAGGTGATAGGTTTAAGCGTAAACGTTAG
- a CDS encoding SDR family oxidoreductase encodes MIILVTGTSRGIGRATAEYYLSKGFIVIGCSRSFDNIIEDKNYRHYICDVTNEDNIKTMIRSIKKEYSYLDVLINNAGMASMNHFLLTPKSTYDKLFSVNTLGTFLMCRECSKIMRKSQNPSIVNFTTVAVPLNLEGEALYVASKSAVESLTRVISKELSSMKIRVNAIGPTPVDTSLIAGVPEEKIELLLKSQTIKRKGKFDDVLNVLDFFVSERSTFINGQILYLGGVN; translated from the coding sequence ATGATTATTTTAGTAACTGGTACAAGTAGGGGGATAGGTCGTGCTACTGCAGAGTATTATCTCTCTAAAGGTTTCATAGTTATTGGTTGTAGCAGATCTTTTGATAATATAATCGAAGATAAAAACTATAGACATTACATTTGTGACGTTACAAATGAAGATAATATTAAAACAATGATCAGGAGTATAAAAAAAGAATACTCTTATTTAGATGTTTTGATTAATAATGCGGGAATGGCATCTATGAACCATTTCTTGTTAACACCAAAATCGACATACGATAAACTATTTTCCGTAAACACTTTAGGAACATTTTTGATGTGCAGAGAGTGCTCAAAAATTATGAGAAAATCGCAAAATCCTTCTATAGTGAATTTTACAACTGTAGCTGTACCCCTTAATTTAGAAGGTGAGGCTCTTTATGTTGCTTCAAAATCAGCAGTAGAGTCTTTAACAAGAGTTATATCTAAAGAACTGTCATCGATGAAAATTAGAGTTAATGCAATTGGACCTACTCCAGTTGATACATCATTGATTGCAGGTGTTCCAGAAGAAAAGATTGAACTTTTATTAAAATCTCAAACGATTAAAAGAAAAGGCAAATTTGATGATGTTTTAAATGTTCTAGATTTCTTTGTTAGTGAGAGAAGTACATTTATAAACGGACAAATTTTATACTTAGGTGGAGTTAATTAG
- the pseF gene encoding pseudaminic acid cytidylyltransferase — MSAIAIITARGGSKRIPGKNIKDFCGKPIIAYSIEAALNSGIFSRVIVSTDDEEIKRVSEEYGAEVPFMRSDKNSDDFATTADVLKEVILNLKELGESYDHYCCFYPTAPFVTGDHLLKAFKEFTKDKFDSLIPVTKFSFPPQRAFFLKEKKILIDDNESFQKRSQDLTPLYHDCGQYYFFKENVILDNMGLVSKNTTYVLRDNLFVQDIDELSDWDLAEIKFKYLREKELV; from the coding sequence ATGTCTGCAATCGCTATTATTACTGCAAGAGGAGGGAGTAAAAGGATTCCTGGAAAGAATATAAAAGACTTTTGTGGGAAGCCTATTATTGCTTACTCAATCGAGGCAGCGCTAAATTCTGGTATTTTTTCTCGTGTGATTGTATCAACTGATGATGAAGAAATTAAAAGAGTGAGTGAAGAATATGGAGCAGAGGTTCCATTTATGAGAAGCGATAAGAACTCAGATGACTTCGCTACAACTGCAGATGTTCTTAAAGAAGTAATATTAAACTTAAAAGAATTAGGTGAGAGTTACGATCATTACTGTTGTTTCTATCCTACTGCGCCATTTGTTACAGGTGATCATCTTTTAAAAGCTTTCAAAGAGTTTACTAAAGATAAATTTGATAGTCTGATCCCTGTTACAAAGTTTTCATTCCCTCCGCAAAGAGCATTTTTTTTAAAAGAAAAAAAAATATTAATTGATGATAATGAAAGTTTTCAAAAGAGATCTCAAGATCTAACTCCTTTATATCATGACTGTGGTCAATACTATTTCTTTAAAGAGAATGTAATTTTAGACAATATGGGTCTCGTAAGTAAAAATACCACTTATGTATTAAGGGACAATTTATTTGTTCAAGATATTGACGAACTATCAGACTGGGATCTTGCAGAAATTAAATTTAAATATTTAAGAGAAAAGGAATTAGTATGA
- the pseC gene encoding UDP-4-amino-4,6-dideoxy-N-acetyl-beta-L-altrosamine transaminase: MIPYGKQDISSADIEAVVEVLKSPFLTQGKCVPEFEEGLIKYTGAKYCSVMNSATSALHLAYLALGVGQDDIVWTTPVTFVATSNAALMCGAKVDFVDIETDTLNISVKALEEKLNKAQLADKLPKVVTPVHMCGQSCDMREIFELSKKFGFKIIEDASHAVGGEYLDTKVGSCKYSDISIFSFHPVKIITTAEGGALLTNNSEIDKKVKLLRTHGVTKDNLQRSNEGSWYYEQHELGYNYRMTELQAALGISQLSRLDTFIERRNEIADIYISFLSKEKIDFIKVKNDRKSSYHLFVIKVEANKRKEIFEKLHSLNIGAQIHYYPVHKQPYYQEIAEYSNLGISESTYKQIISIPMYSLLKQEEIDYICDTLKNVIKE, encoded by the coding sequence ATGATACCATATGGTAAACAAGATATTAGTTCTGCTGATATTGAAGCGGTAGTAGAAGTATTAAAATCACCATTCCTTACACAAGGAAAGTGTGTACCAGAATTTGAAGAAGGCCTCATTAAATATACTGGTGCTAAATATTGTTCAGTCATGAACTCTGCAACTAGTGCACTACACTTGGCATATTTGGCATTAGGTGTTGGACAAGATGATATCGTTTGGACTACTCCTGTTACATTTGTTGCTACATCAAATGCTGCATTAATGTGTGGTGCAAAAGTTGATTTTGTCGATATTGAAACAGATACATTGAATATAAGTGTTAAGGCCCTTGAGGAAAAATTAAATAAGGCGCAATTAGCTGATAAGCTCCCTAAAGTTGTTACACCTGTTCATATGTGTGGACAGAGTTGTGATATGAGAGAAATATTTGAGCTCTCTAAAAAGTTTGGTTTTAAAATAATTGAAGATGCTTCACACGCAGTTGGTGGTGAGTACCTAGATACGAAAGTAGGTTCATGTAAGTATAGTGATATTAGTATCTTTAGCTTTCATCCTGTAAAAATTATTACGACAGCTGAAGGAGGGGCACTTCTTACTAATAATTCTGAAATAGATAAAAAGGTAAAGCTTCTAAGAACTCATGGTGTTACTAAAGATAACCTCCAAAGGTCGAATGAAGGATCTTGGTATTACGAACAACATGAACTTGGTTATAATTATCGAATGACAGAACTTCAAGCCGCGCTTGGAATATCACAACTGTCTCGTTTAGATACTTTTATTGAAAGAAGAAACGAAATAGCTGATATTTATATTTCTTTTTTAAGCAAAGAAAAAATTGATTTTATAAAAGTAAAAAATGACCGTAAGAGCTCTTATCACTTATTCGTAATTAAAGTTGAAGCAAATAAACGAAAAGAGATATTTGAAAAACTACATTCGTTAAATATTGGTGCCCAAATACATTACTACCCAGTTCATAAACAACCTTATTATCAGGAAATAGCTGAGTATTCTAACTTAGGAATATCTGAGTCGACATATAAACAAATTATTTCTATTCCTATGTATTCACTACTTAAGCAAGAAGAAATTGATTATATATGCGATACTCTAAAAAATGTAATTAAGGAGTAG
- the pseB gene encoding UDP-N-acetylglucosamine 4,6-dehydratase (inverting): MNYKSILVTGGTGSFGKRFISRILEDYPGVERIVIFSRDELKQFEMANIPEFKKHTKKLRFFIGNVRDGERLRRACEGIDVIVHAAALKQVPAAEYNPMECIKTNILGAENVVNAALDCGVKKVVALSTDKAAAPINLYGATKLCSDKLIVAANNMRGNREVDFSVVRYGNVMGSRGSVIPFFMKKASEGVLPITDSDMTRFNITLDQGVDMVLYAMEHAWGGEIFVPKIPSYKILDVANSIGPNAEKPVIGIRPGEKLHEEMITETDSFSTIDCGKYYVILPSVLPWDVNEYMKHFNAKYVEKGFKYNSGTNTEWVTVEELRELIKEHVDPNFKVVE, translated from the coding sequence ATGAATTATAAGTCAATATTAGTAACAGGTGGTACAGGATCTTTTGGTAAGAGATTCATTTCTAGAATTCTTGAGGATTATCCAGGAGTAGAAAGAATTGTTATATTTTCTCGTGATGAATTAAAGCAATTTGAAATGGCCAACATTCCAGAGTTTAAAAAGCATACAAAGAAACTAAGATTCTTCATTGGAAACGTAAGAGATGGAGAAAGACTAAGAAGAGCTTGTGAAGGAATTGATGTTATCGTTCATGCTGCTGCACTAAAACAAGTACCAGCTGCAGAATATAATCCTATGGAATGTATTAAGACTAATATTCTAGGTGCTGAAAATGTTGTTAATGCGGCATTAGATTGTGGTGTTAAAAAAGTTGTAGCTTTATCGACAGATAAGGCAGCCGCACCAATTAACTTATATGGTGCAACTAAGTTATGTTCAGATAAACTAATTGTAGCAGCTAATAATATGCGAGGTAATAGAGAGGTAGACTTCTCAGTAGTTCGTTACGGAAACGTAATGGGGTCACGTGGTTCTGTTATCCCATTTTTTATGAAAAAGGCTTCGGAAGGTGTTCTACCAATTACTGATTCTGATATGACGAGGTTTAATATTACATTAGATCAAGGTGTTGACATGGTTCTTTATGCTATGGAGCACGCATGGGGTGGAGAAATTTTTGTTCCTAAAATCCCTTCTTATAAAATTCTTGATGTTGCGAATTCAATTGGACCAAATGCAGAAAAGCCAGTTATTGGAATTAGACCTGGAGAGAAACTTCACGAAGAAATGATTACAGAAACTGATTCATTCTCAACAATCGACTGCGGAAAATATTATGTAATTTTACCATCTGTTCTTCCATGGGATGTTAATGAGTATATGAAACACTTTAATGCTAAATATGTGGAAAAAGGATTCAAGTATAACTCAGGTACAAATACTGAATGGGTTACTGTTGAAGAATTAAGAGAACTTATTAAGGAACATGTTGATCCAAACTTTAAGGTAGTTGAATGA
- a CDS encoding oligosaccharide flippase family protein, with protein MNSLNTKIYSNIIWQFFPSVLRIGISFVGTMYVANQMTKTDFGTFQYLTSYFYIFLMFEHLTHSNILKEYFLESGTDDTSRLFSSIFISMIFCFLALMISMFWFRESQEWYLWSFFMIALFFRSFSPISYYFDSLLLSKYGSTSQLIGSLSFNLIRLLNPISLTFQCAVFSLQFVIVSIINIFTFKAKINNFKHIKLPSFSIVKNIFVKSFPLFISVLLVQLTQRVDVFILKSYLSFEDVADYSVAVKFAEPWMFLASSVVVSVFPKLISINKNDMQLVNISYNFVNKVLMIMGALIATVTLLLSAPVLEFVFDQKYNESIKLLNLYILSTPFLFLNLVQQIWEQKNEYLYFSVLRLCIGLFSNILLNIFLIPKYGTEGAVYATLISYSFFSVFSNLLTKKSRKYLLIQLSFLRLDKYKIFFK; from the coding sequence ATGAATTCTCTCAATACAAAAATTTACTCTAACATTATATGGCAATTCTTTCCAAGTGTCTTGAGAATAGGTATTTCTTTTGTAGGTACTATGTATGTTGCTAATCAAATGACTAAGACAGACTTTGGTACATTTCAATATTTAACATCATATTTTTACATATTTCTTATGTTTGAACACCTTACACATAGCAATATTCTTAAGGAGTATTTCTTAGAAAGTGGTACCGATGATACAAGTAGGCTCTTCTCTTCAATATTTATTAGTATGATATTTTGTTTTTTGGCTTTGATGATAAGTATGTTCTGGTTTCGAGAGAGCCAAGAATGGTATTTGTGGTCTTTTTTTATGATAGCATTATTTTTTAGATCGTTTAGTCCAATTTCTTATTATTTTGACAGTCTCTTACTATCTAAATATGGTTCAACATCTCAATTAATAGGGAGTTTGTCGTTTAATTTAATAAGATTATTAAATCCTATAAGTTTAACATTTCAATGTGCGGTTTTCTCTCTACAATTTGTTATTGTTTCAATCATTAATATATTTACATTTAAAGCAAAGATTAATAATTTCAAACATATAAAACTTCCTAGTTTTAGTATTGTAAAAAATATTTTTGTTAAATCCTTTCCCCTTTTCATTTCTGTTTTATTAGTGCAATTGACGCAGCGAGTGGACGTGTTTATATTAAAGAGCTATTTATCGTTTGAAGATGTTGCTGACTATAGTGTTGCTGTTAAATTTGCTGAACCTTGGATGTTCTTAGCTTCATCTGTAGTAGTCTCTGTTTTTCCAAAGCTTATTAGTATCAATAAGAACGATATGCAACTTGTTAACATTTCATATAACTTTGTTAACAAGGTCTTGATGATTATGGGCGCATTAATTGCAACTGTAACATTATTACTTTCAGCACCAGTATTAGAATTTGTTTTTGATCAGAAGTATAACGAAAGTATTAAGCTTTTAAACCTTTATATTCTCTCAACTCCTTTTTTGTTTCTTAATTTGGTGCAGCAAATCTGGGAGCAGAAGAATGAATATTTATATTTCTCTGTATTGAGGTTATGTATTGGTTTATTCTCAAACATCTTGTTAAATATATTTCTTATTCCTAAATATGGTACCGAAGGTGCAGTGTATGCAACTTTAATCTCCTATTCCTTCTTTAGTGTTTTTTCTAATTTATTAACAAAAAAGAGTCGAAAATACTTATTAATACAATTGTCTTTCTTAAGACTAGATAAGTATAAAATATTTTTTAAATAG
- a CDS encoding DapH/DapD/GlmU-related protein → MNKISQKIFNVITYNLNQILFWVRSPHRLKMKCNGYKNVRIPFWMGIGKDTEIRIFNKQKNHISVSFGKGCWVGKRVSLTTTGSQKISLGDNSSIQDGTHLIGDIEIGSNVLFAPNVFASSGTHIFKEEPMMPIKHQDAKYSHIKDKYNKKIKIGDDVWIGTGTYISQGVTIETGVIIGANSVITKDIPSYSIVVGNNKIIGNRKDM, encoded by the coding sequence ATGAATAAAATATCACAAAAAATTTTTAATGTAATAACATACAATTTAAACCAAATACTTTTTTGGGTAAGAAGTCCACATAGACTAAAAATGAAGTGTAACGGATACAAAAATGTTAGAATCCCATTCTGGATGGGAATAGGTAAAGATACAGAAATCAGAATTTTTAATAAGCAAAAGAATCATATAAGTGTTTCTTTCGGAAAAGGGTGCTGGGTAGGAAAAAGGGTAAGTCTTACGACTACTGGAAGTCAAAAAATAAGCCTTGGTGATAATTCTAGTATTCAAGATGGTACACATTTAATTGGCGACATAGAGATAGGATCAAATGTGTTATTTGCACCAAATGTTTTTGCTTCCTCTGGAACACATATTTTCAAAGAAGAACCGATGATGCCAATTAAGCATCAAGATGCAAAGTATAGTCATATAAAAGACAAGTATAATAAAAAAATAAAAATAGGTGATGATGTTTGGATAGGTACTGGTACTTACATTTCTCAAGGCGTTACTATAGAAACAGGTGTAATAATTGGTGCCAACTCTGTAATCACAAAAGATATCCCAAGCTACAGCATTGTAGTTGGTAATAATAAGATTATTGGAAATAGAAAGGATATGTAG
- a CDS encoding phytanoyl-CoA dioxygenase family protein, which yields MSRFLYLLHRALFILTGGLWNDLLSLLIKIFRKKKKLNILQDDPFFKIQDEKSSFLKSMNKNGYYIFNYKIPEKLITEINQEIAKQEYNIRNVNNNTKLAYYKDFHNSPESNRYDLATNRILSIKKLANLSSSQTLVKLAQSYLQTKPILDLITLWWSYPTDNNNLKNINAQMYHFDMDKIKFIKFFLYLTNVEKENGPHCLYKGSHNKLPIKLRKKGRFTDQEVAQAYGADKEIKITGSPGSIIAVDTRCIHKGDPILKDSRCIFQLQFSNSTFGKKYDDVIAPRFVNALKEKKIYDEFIYQLFRE from the coding sequence ATGTCTCGATTTTTATATTTGCTACATAGAGCTTTATTTATATTAACAGGTGGGCTTTGGAATGATCTTTTAAGTCTTCTTATTAAGATATTTAGAAAGAAAAAAAAGTTAAACATTTTACAAGATGATCCTTTTTTTAAAATACAAGATGAAAAATCAAGCTTTTTAAAATCGATGAATAAAAATGGCTACTATATCTTTAATTATAAAATTCCAGAAAAGTTAATTACAGAAATTAACCAAGAAATTGCTAAACAAGAATATAATATTAGAAATGTTAACAATAATACAAAACTAGCATATTATAAAGATTTTCATAATTCTCCAGAATCAAATCGCTATGACTTGGCCACTAATCGAATCCTTAGCATTAAAAAGTTAGCTAATCTTTCATCATCACAAACACTCGTAAAATTAGCACAGAGTTACTTACAAACAAAACCAATACTAGATTTAATTACGCTTTGGTGGTCATATCCTACAGATAATAATAATCTTAAAAATATTAATGCTCAAATGTACCACTTTGATATGGATAAGATAAAATTCATTAAATTCTTTCTTTATCTAACTAATGTAGAAAAAGAAAATGGACCACATTGTCTATACAAGGGCTCACATAACAAGCTTCCAATTAAACTTAGAAAAAAGGGGCGCTTCACTGATCAAGAAGTTGCTCAAGCATATGGCGCAGACAAAGAAATAAAAATAACTGGTTCACCGGGATCAATCATTGCAGTTGATACAAGATGTATTCACAAAGGTGATCCAATATTAAAAGATTCAAGATGTATCTTTCAGCTTCAGTTTAGCAATTCAACATTCGGCAAAAAGTACGATGATGTTATTGCACCACGATTTGTAAATGCTCTAAAAGAAAAGAAAATTTATGATGAATTTATCTATCAATTATTTCGCGAGTGA
- a CDS encoding glycosyltransferase family 2 protein, which produces MNDLVSVIIPVYNASQYIVETLESVVNQTHKNLEIIVVDDCSKDNTYEVVQNYLSNCNVKFILKKCEQNYGGPAGPRNIGVNCSSGDYIAFLDADDIWHPKKIEIQLQILESSNAVLVSSLKYDFLDGESYNFKDNLNEIKTRDVSYNSTLIKNTIYLSSVLINKDKLIYKFNEAKEYSGVEDYYLWLSLLKDGSKAILIKENLIAYRILLSSLSRNKIKHSLKVLRVLRSYKAFTFPFYFMTYFLISYFRILKKSLAK; this is translated from the coding sequence ATGAACGACTTAGTCTCAGTTATAATTCCTGTATACAATGCTTCGCAGTACATTGTTGAAACTTTAGAATCCGTTGTAAACCAAACACATAAAAATTTGGAAATTATCGTAGTTGATGATTGTTCTAAGGATAATACTTATGAAGTTGTTCAAAATTATCTTTCTAATTGCAATGTAAAGTTCATATTAAAAAAGTGTGAACAAAATTATGGTGGACCTGCAGGTCCTAGAAATATAGGTGTGAATTGTAGTTCTGGTGATTATATTGCTTTCCTAGATGCAGATGATATATGGCATCCTAAAAAAATAGAAATTCAACTTCAAATCCTTGAAAGCTCTAATGCTGTTTTAGTTTCTTCTTTGAAATATGACTTTCTTGATGGTGAAAGTTATAACTTTAAGGATAATTTAAATGAAATTAAAACAAGGGATGTTTCCTATAATAGTACTTTAATTAAAAATACGATTTATCTTTCGTCTGTATTAATTAATAAAGATAAGTTGATCTATAAATTTAATGAAGCTAAAGAATATAGTGGAGTAGAAGACTACTATCTATGGCTATCTTTACTAAAAGATGGATCAAAAGCTATATTAATTAAAGAAAATCTAATTGCTTATCGAATCCTTCTAAGTAGTCTTTCGCGCAATAAGATAAAACACTCACTTAAAGTTTTACGAGTTTTAAGATCTTATAAGGCTTTTACATTTCCATTTTATTTTATGACTTACTTTCTAATTAGCTATTTTAGAATTTTAAAAAAATCACTCGCGAAATAA
- a CDS encoding MraY family glycosyltransferase, whose product MIFKVLLYLFSAFIITYATIPILIKFAEFTRLYAEKNHRTCHETPIPSLGGIALFMGICFSSLLLTPNAEFGTIQYLLATQFIIFFLGLKDDIFVLSAKKKLLVQIICAQIIFFYSGVKIDNFYNVLGMGELNEVNSNIITTLTFVGLINAFNLIDGINWLAGLISISACLFLATWFGINGFQVELGVTLSLIGSLLAFLKFNKTPAKIFMGDTGSLLIGLTISYLLIRFINLNHKSADLVFQFRSAPSIAVAVVFVPLLDTLRVMFLRILSGHSPFTPDQNHLHHILLKRGLTHIQSSLVLFTINCVCIIVAITLHRVTGKIVIPTMFIVLFTFFNLIAFNRMGRKYLNVTI is encoded by the coding sequence ATGATTTTTAAAGTACTCCTCTATCTATTTTCTGCATTTATCATTACATATGCAACAATTCCAATTCTTATTAAATTTGCAGAATTTACGAGACTGTATGCAGAAAAAAATCATAGAACATGTCATGAAACACCAATACCATCACTAGGCGGAATTGCTCTTTTTATGGGAATATGTTTTTCATCTCTATTACTAACACCAAATGCTGAATTTGGAACAATTCAATATTTACTGGCCACTCAATTTATTATTTTCTTTCTTGGACTTAAAGATGACATCTTTGTACTTTCGGCTAAAAAGAAGCTACTAGTACAAATTATATGCGCACAAATTATCTTTTTTTATTCAGGTGTAAAAATAGATAATTTCTACAATGTTCTTGGTATGGGTGAACTAAATGAAGTTAACTCTAATATAATTACGACTTTAACATTTGTTGGCCTTATAAATGCTTTTAATCTAATTGATGGAATTAATTGGTTAGCAGGCCTTATTTCCATATCAGCATGTTTATTCTTAGCAACATGGTTTGGTATTAATGGTTTTCAAGTTGAACTTGGCGTCACTCTCTCACTTATAGGATCGTTACTGGCTTTCCTTAAATTTAACAAAACTCCTGCAAAAATATTTATGGGAGACACAGGCTCACTCCTAATAGGCCTGACTATTTCATATCTTCTTATAAGGTTTATAAATTTAAATCACAAATCTGCAGATTTAGTTTTTCAATTCAGATCAGCACCTTCAATAGCTGTGGCAGTTGTCTTTGTTCCTCTACTCGATACCCTAAGAGTAATGTTTCTAAGGATACTAAGTGGACACAGTCCTTTTACACCTGATCAAAATCACTTACATCACATACTTTTGAAACGTGGACTTACACATATACAATCTTCGCTAGTATTATTCACTATAAACTGTGTCTGTATCATCGTTGCCATAACACTTCACAGGGTTACAGGAAAAATTGTAATACCAACCATGTTCATCGTACTTTTTACTTTTTTTAATCTCATCGCTTTTAACCGAATGGGAAGAAAGTATCTTAATGTAACTATTTAA